The following are encoded in a window of Desulfovibrio oxyclinae DSM 11498 genomic DNA:
- the potA gene encoding spermidine/putrescine ABC transporter ATP-binding protein PotA yields MTGTDPIIRLDNLVKRFDDTTVLDRVSLDIRDGEFLTILGPSGCGKTTILRLLAGFETPDEGSIHLGGERINDKPANSRRVNTVFQSYALFPHMSVRDNLAFGLKMHGVSAREIDERVNEALDLVDLAYLANRKPDSLSGGQQQRVAIARAVVNKPLALLLDEPLSALDAKLRKRMQVRLKRMCRELGMTFVFVTHDQEEAFAMSDRVVVMNEGRIEQIGTPEEVYEEPVNLYVARFVGETSILDGEVVSKEGETLNAMVEGLPCELKTSKDFQPGQPIKIILRPEDILVELKSDTQHALWLPGTVTETIYKGSTWDMVIATDSGKHILVTEFFNEDDDRIWHKPGDRIVVSWYKGWEVILPDEDQDAPPV; encoded by the coding sequence ATGACTGGCACCGATCCGATCATTCGGTTGGACAACCTCGTGAAGAGGTTCGACGACACCACCGTTCTGGACAGGGTGAGCCTCGACATCAGGGATGGCGAGTTCCTGACCATCCTCGGCCCGAGCGGTTGCGGCAAGACGACTATCCTTCGGCTTCTCGCGGGCTTCGAAACGCCCGACGAGGGCTCCATCCATCTCGGCGGCGAGCGCATCAACGACAAGCCCGCCAACAGCCGCCGCGTCAATACCGTATTTCAAAGCTACGCGCTGTTCCCGCACATGAGCGTACGCGACAATCTCGCCTTCGGCCTGAAGATGCACGGCGTCTCGGCCCGCGAGATAGACGAGCGCGTGAACGAGGCGCTGGACCTCGTGGACCTCGCCTATCTGGCCAACCGCAAGCCGGACAGCCTTTCCGGAGGGCAGCAGCAGCGCGTGGCCATTGCCCGCGCCGTGGTGAACAAGCCGCTGGCCCTGCTGTTGGACGAGCCGCTCTCCGCACTGGACGCCAAGCTGCGCAAGCGCATGCAGGTCCGCCTCAAGCGCATGTGCCGGGAGCTGGGTATGACCTTTGTCTTCGTAACCCACGATCAGGAAGAGGCGTTCGCCATGTCCGATCGCGTGGTGGTCATGAACGAAGGCCGCATCGAGCAGATCGGCACCCCCGAAGAGGTGTACGAGGAACCGGTCAACCTCTACGTGGCGCGCTTCGTGGGAGAGACGAGCATCCTCGACGGCGAGGTCGTCTCCAAGGAAGGCGAAACCCTGAACGCCATGGTGGAGGGGCTGCCCTGCGAGCTCAAGACCTCCAAGGATTTCCAGCCGGGCCAGCCGATCAAGATCATCCTGCGTCCGGAAGACATCCTCGTGGAACTCAAGAGCGACACCCAGCACGCCCTGTGGCTGCCCGGAACGGTCACCGAGACCATCTACAAGGGCAGCACGTGGGACATGGTCATCGCCACCGACTCCGGCAAGCACATCCTCGTGACCGAGTTTTTCAACGAGGACGACGACCGCATCTGGCACAAGCCCGGCGACCGCATCGTGGTCAGCTGGTACAAGGGATGGGAGGTTATACTGCCCGATGAAGATCAGGACGCCCCGCCTGTTTAG
- a CDS encoding ABC transporter substrate-binding protein: MKRLVTVAALLAAALLSAATAFAGSGKVYVYNWTEYIPEGVLEQFTEETGIEVVYSTYDSNEAMYAKLKLMDGKGFDIVVPSTYFVSKMRREGLLRKLDKSMIPNWKNLDKDFLGKSFDPEAAYAVPYSWGGSGILLNTEWYENPESMSWDDLWNEKYKGQIQLQNDVREVFGMALASLGYSINDTDPAHIEEAYEKLKKLFPAVRTFNNDTPKTPFLNGEVSVGMIWNGEAYVASGEIESLKFNWPEEGGIMWMDCLAIPAGAENVEEAHAFINYILRPEVAAQMVREWGYGTPNKAAMELLPDELRNNPVIFPPAEVMKKSDFQDDVGEAVVTYEKYWNLLKSGN; the protein is encoded by the coding sequence ATGAAACGACTCGTGACCGTCGCCGCGCTTCTCGCCGCGGCACTGCTGTCCGCGGCCACGGCCTTTGCCGGTTCCGGAAAAGTGTACGTGTACAACTGGACCGAATACATCCCCGAGGGCGTGCTGGAGCAGTTCACGGAGGAGACCGGCATCGAGGTTGTCTACTCCACATACGACAGCAACGAAGCCATGTATGCCAAGCTCAAGCTCATGGACGGCAAGGGCTTCGACATCGTCGTGCCCTCCACCTATTTCGTGAGCAAGATGCGCCGCGAGGGCCTGCTCCGCAAGCTCGACAAATCCATGATTCCCAACTGGAAAAACCTGGACAAGGACTTTCTGGGCAAAAGCTTCGACCCCGAAGCCGCCTATGCGGTCCCGTACAGCTGGGGCGGCAGCGGCATCCTGCTGAACACCGAATGGTACGAGAATCCCGAATCCATGTCGTGGGACGACCTCTGGAATGAAAAGTACAAGGGCCAGATCCAGCTGCAAAACGACGTTCGCGAAGTCTTCGGCATGGCACTGGCTTCCCTTGGCTACTCCATCAACGACACCGACCCCGCGCACATTGAAGAAGCTTACGAAAAGCTCAAGAAGCTCTTCCCGGCCGTGCGCACCTTCAACAACGACACGCCCAAGACCCCCTTCCTCAACGGAGAAGTCTCCGTCGGCATGATCTGGAACGGCGAGGCCTATGTCGCCTCGGGCGAAATCGAATCCCTCAAGTTCAACTGGCCCGAGGAAGGCGGCATCATGTGGATGGACTGTCTGGCCATCCCCGCCGGCGCCGAGAACGTGGAGGAGGCCCACGCCTTCATCAATTACATCCTGCGCCCGGAAGTGGCGGCCCAGATGGTACGCGAGTGGGGGTATGGCACTCCGAACAAGGCGGCCATGGAGCTTCTGCCTGACGAACTGCGCAACAACCCCGTCATCTTCCCGCCTGCGGAAGTCATGAAAAAGTCCGACTTCCAGGACGACGTGGGCGAAGCCGTGGTAACCTACGAAAAATACTGGAACCTGCTCAAGAGCGGCAACTAG
- the potC gene encoding spermidine/putrescine ABC transporter permease PotC — protein sequence MRRFSTALRLLPVYLFLYLPIIVLVIFSFNDSKYSTAWKGFTWKWYVKLMGNDQLLDAALNSLTIAVLAATLATCLGTLLAVALYRYRFHGKNILKAGVFVIMMSPDIVMGVSLLLLFMLLGMEPGFWPLLIAHVTFCTPFVTATVMSRLNGFDPHLIEAAEDLYAGEYKTFRHIILPMCLPAVLAGWLLSFTLSMDDVIISFFVTGPDFEILPLRIYAMVRMGVKPDVNALSAIMVGITVCLVFTSQLLMRKKK from the coding sequence GTGAGGCGATTCTCCACCGCGCTCCGGCTCCTGCCGGTCTACCTTTTCCTGTACCTGCCCATCATCGTGCTGGTTATCTTTTCCTTCAACGATTCCAAGTACTCCACCGCATGGAAGGGCTTCACCTGGAAGTGGTACGTCAAACTCATGGGCAACGATCAGCTACTGGACGCCGCCCTGAACTCGCTAACCATCGCGGTGTTGGCCGCCACGCTGGCCACCTGCCTCGGCACGCTGCTGGCCGTGGCCCTGTACCGCTACCGGTTCCATGGCAAGAACATCCTAAAGGCGGGTGTTTTCGTAATCATGATGAGCCCGGACATCGTCATGGGCGTCTCCCTGCTGCTGCTCTTCATGTTGCTGGGCATGGAGCCGGGATTCTGGCCCCTGCTCATCGCCCACGTGACCTTCTGCACGCCTTTTGTCACGGCCACGGTCATGTCCCGGCTCAACGGATTCGACCCGCATTTGATCGAAGCGGCGGAAGACCTCTACGCGGGCGAGTACAAGACCTTCAGGCACATCATCCTGCCCATGTGCCTGCCCGCCGTGCTGGCCGGGTGGCTGCTTTCGTTCACGCTGTCCATGGACGACGTGATCATCAGCTTTTTTGTAACGGGCCCCGACTTTGAAATTCTTCCGCTGCGCATATATGCAATGGTAAGGATGGGCGTGAAACCGGACGTCAACGCCCTGAGTGCGATCATGGTCGGCATCACCGTATGCCTTGTTTTCACTTCGCAACTGCTGATGAGGAAAAAGAAATGA
- a CDS encoding amino acid ABC transporter ATP-binding protein, with translation MIKIDKLHKSFGDFQVLKGVDLHVKQGEVVVILGPSGSGKSTVLRCINKLEEPTDGTIIVDGFDIMDPKTDINYVRTEATMVFQQFNLFPHMSVLDNVTLGPIKVRGMSRNEANSLGLDLLAKVGLEDKAHNFPDQLSGGQKQRVAIARSLALRPKVILFDEPTSALDPELVGEVLEVMKRLAREGMTMVVVTHEMGFAKEVADRVIFIDEGRIQEEAEPEEFFSNPKHPRLKDFLSKVVAE, from the coding sequence GTGATCAAAATTGATAAACTTCATAAGAGTTTCGGGGACTTTCAGGTCCTCAAGGGCGTGGACCTGCACGTGAAGCAGGGTGAGGTGGTGGTCATCCTCGGACCTTCGGGCTCCGGCAAATCCACGGTGCTGCGCTGCATCAACAAGCTGGAGGAGCCCACCGACGGCACCATCATCGTTGACGGATTCGATATCATGGATCCCAAAACGGATATCAACTACGTGCGCACCGAAGCCACGATGGTCTTTCAGCAGTTCAACCTTTTTCCGCACATGTCGGTGTTGGACAACGTGACCCTCGGCCCCATCAAGGTGCGGGGCATGTCCCGCAACGAGGCCAACTCGCTGGGGCTCGACCTGCTTGCCAAGGTCGGTCTGGAAGACAAGGCGCACAATTTCCCGGATCAGCTGTCCGGCGGCCAAAAGCAGCGTGTGGCCATAGCGCGTTCGCTGGCTCTGCGCCCCAAGGTCATCCTTTTCGACGAACCAACGTCCGCACTGGACCCGGAACTGGTCGGCGAGGTGCTGGAAGTCATGAAGCGTCTGGCCCGCGAGGGCATGACCATGGTCGTGGTGACTCACGAGATGGGGTTTGCCAAGGAAGTGGCCGATCGCGTCATCTTCATAGACGAAGGCCGAATTCAGGAAGAGGCGGAGCCCGAGGAATTCTTCTCCAATCCCAAGCATCCCAGGCTGAAAGACTTCCTGAGCAAGGTGGTTGCCGAATAG
- a CDS encoding RrF2 family transcriptional regulator, producing MRLTTRSRYGTRMALDIAQNGQETPVRIGDIAERQGVSVKYLEKLIRELKSAGFIKSKRGPRGGHMLAKSPTEITVGEIVRVLEGGTSLVECTGDPSVCSRAESCLTRSLWQEAAEAMYDKLNSITLAELLSDAGQCSEPEKIGTPLF from the coding sequence ATGAGACTCACGACACGAAGCAGATACGGCACAAGGATGGCTCTGGACATCGCCCAGAACGGCCAGGAGACCCCGGTTCGCATCGGCGACATAGCCGAGCGGCAGGGAGTATCCGTCAAATACCTCGAAAAACTCATCCGGGAACTCAAGTCTGCCGGATTCATCAAGAGCAAACGCGGTCCCCGTGGCGGTCATATGCTCGCCAAGTCACCGACCGAGATCACGGTGGGCGAAATAGTTCGCGTTTTGGAAGGCGGCACCAGCCTCGTGGAATGCACCGGGGATCCCTCGGTATGCTCGCGAGCGGAGTCCTGCCTGACTCGCTCCCTGTGGCAGGAAGCCGCGGAAGCCATGTATGACAAGCTCAATTCCATCACGCTGGCCGAACTGCTCAGTGATGCCGGCCAGTGTTCCGAACCCGAGAAGATCGGCACTCCGCTGTTCTGA
- a CDS encoding methyl-accepting chemotaxis protein has translation MLKHMSVKWKTLGIAVAGPVIVALIMAYQEVRAIRSGADESLLEKSRAIVLMAEAARNEMSDKLAQGIIRPFDQIPEDKVIQAVPVITAIRMAETNAEKAGYKFRVPKEDPRNPENKPTDLEREVLREMKSKDLSEKIIHEDDQIRYFRAIRLTEDCLYCHGYPAGEPDAVGGTKEGWKSGEIHGAFEIITSLEEANAKVRAAAISTTSWTLLILLGIAAAVWMLMRSSVIRPLFNIKGLSESMASGDFTTSLDTDSRDEIGLVSRSLNRMVGSLSGVIARVRNVTIGVADMSQELSGAANSLSAGASQQAANIEQVASSVAEITSSIGQTAENSDNTETIANKAAKDAEECGSALGEALDALKHIAEKISIIEEIARQTNLLALNAAIEAARAGEAGKGFAVVAAEVRKLAERSGNAAGEISELSNSSVQVADRAGRLLANLVPDIKRTAELVQEISSACNEQSSGAEQINTAIQDLDDVIQQNAAAAEQIASTAKGLSDQSDDLKDTTAFFQVNESDDDYDDDLSPDMKQLPE, from the coding sequence ATGCTCAAACACATGAGCGTGAAATGGAAAACGCTTGGCATCGCGGTTGCCGGACCGGTGATCGTTGCCCTTATCATGGCGTATCAGGAAGTCCGGGCAATCCGCTCAGGTGCCGACGAGTCGCTGCTGGAGAAAAGCAGAGCCATCGTCCTCATGGCCGAAGCCGCCCGGAACGAAATGTCGGACAAACTCGCTCAGGGAATCATCCGTCCGTTCGACCAGATTCCCGAAGACAAGGTCATTCAGGCGGTTCCCGTCATCACGGCCATCCGCATGGCGGAAACCAATGCGGAAAAGGCCGGATACAAATTTCGTGTTCCAAAAGAAGATCCGCGCAACCCGGAAAACAAACCAACCGACCTGGAGCGGGAAGTCCTGCGCGAGATGAAATCCAAAGATCTTTCCGAAAAGATCATCCACGAGGATGACCAGATTCGGTATTTTCGCGCAATTCGACTGACGGAAGACTGCCTCTACTGCCACGGCTACCCGGCAGGTGAACCCGATGCCGTCGGTGGAACGAAGGAAGGCTGGAAATCAGGCGAGATACACGGAGCATTCGAAATCATAACATCCCTTGAGGAAGCGAATGCAAAAGTCCGGGCCGCCGCGATTTCCACCACCAGCTGGACCTTGCTCATTCTCCTTGGCATTGCCGCGGCGGTGTGGATGCTGATGCGCAGCTCGGTCATTCGTCCGCTCTTCAATATCAAGGGGCTGTCTGAATCCATGGCATCCGGGGACTTCACAACAAGTCTGGATACTGATTCCCGCGATGAAATAGGCCTTGTCAGCCGTTCCCTGAACAGGATGGTAGGCTCGCTTTCCGGCGTCATCGCGCGGGTCAGAAACGTCACGATCGGTGTTGCGGACATGAGTCAGGAGCTTTCAGGAGCGGCAAACAGCCTGTCGGCAGGCGCCTCGCAACAGGCCGCGAACATCGAACAGGTGGCCTCCAGCGTAGCCGAGATAACCAGCAGCATCGGCCAGACCGCCGAGAACTCGGACAACACGGAAACCATCGCCAACAAGGCAGCCAAGGATGCGGAAGAGTGCGGCAGCGCCCTCGGTGAAGCCCTTGATGCGCTCAAGCACATAGCCGAAAAAATCTCCATCATCGAAGAGATTGCCCGCCAGACCAATCTGCTCGCCCTGAACGCGGCAATTGAGGCAGCACGTGCCGGTGAAGCGGGCAAAGGCTTTGCCGTGGTTGCCGCAGAAGTCCGCAAACTTGCGGAACGAAGCGGCAATGCAGCCGGAGAAATCAGCGAGCTCTCCAATTCAAGCGTTCAGGTGGCGGACCGCGCTGGAAGGCTACTTGCGAACCTCGTGCCCGACATCAAGCGCACGGCCGAGTTGGTTCAGGAGATATCCTCAGCATGTAACGAGCAAAGCTCCGGCGCGGAACAGATAAACACGGCCATTCAGGATTTGGATGATGTCATCCAGCAAAATGCTGCGGCAGCGGAGCAGATCGCTTCCACTGCCAAGGGTCTCTCCGACCAATCGGACGACCTCAAAGATACCACGGCGTTTTTCCAGGTGAATGAATCCGATGACGACTATGACGATGACCTTTCACCCGATATGAAGCAGCTGCCGGAATAA
- a CDS encoding methyl-accepting chemotaxis protein: MLRRLSINARMLGLTGLMAVFSALCLFVFLQGLGSVADIGIQNSVEAMTKGEHRKLEVSTHSLALALSEAVRDVPESERDDIIRELIKDIRFEEDKSGYFFVYRGTTVVSVPPKPELRGKDLGGAEDVNGVRFVTELSRQSASGGGFVNYVFPKPGKGDQPKVSYAEMIPGTDMWIGTGVYMDNVTVEREALESRIDSVSDTYTWGVGGAVAGFFIIIILPLCIFINRSIVKPLEVSVEAADMVAKGDLTREFAIQYNDLPGMVNNTLKSMTEKLSGIVGEVKTTAENVGDGSHEVSNSANDLSTGASSQAASVEQVSSSVEEMLGNIERNSENARETERIAVKSARDAERGGDSMLEAVESMKDIAQKISIIEEIARQTNLLALNAAIEAARAGEAGKGFAVVAAEVRKLAERSGGAAAEIGELSSATLGKADEAGELLRNMVPDIKRTAELVKEIVSASEEQGAGVKEIATAIRELDGVVQNNAAASEELASTAEELSAQAEQLLRVMGFFSVKERHADNVRQPLPPA, translated from the coding sequence ATGTTACGAAGGCTTTCCATCAACGCCCGTATGCTGGGACTGACCGGGCTCATGGCGGTATTTTCCGCTCTGTGCCTGTTCGTGTTTCTTCAGGGACTTGGCTCTGTTGCGGATATTGGTATTCAGAATTCCGTGGAGGCCATGACCAAGGGCGAACATCGCAAGCTTGAGGTCTCGACCCATTCGCTGGCACTGGCCCTTTCCGAAGCGGTTCGGGATGTCCCTGAAAGTGAGCGCGACGACATTATCCGCGAACTCATCAAGGACATTCGTTTCGAGGAAGACAAGTCAGGGTATTTCTTTGTCTACCGTGGCACAACGGTGGTCAGCGTACCGCCCAAGCCGGAACTGCGGGGGAAGGATCTTGGCGGCGCCGAGGACGTGAACGGCGTGCGTTTTGTGACAGAGCTCAGCAGGCAATCCGCATCCGGTGGCGGTTTCGTGAACTACGTATTCCCCAAGCCTGGCAAGGGCGATCAGCCCAAGGTCTCTTATGCGGAGATGATTCCCGGAACCGACATGTGGATCGGAACCGGCGTATACATGGACAATGTGACGGTAGAGCGTGAGGCGCTGGAGTCGCGAATCGACAGCGTTAGCGACACCTATACCTGGGGCGTCGGCGGCGCGGTGGCCGGATTTTTCATCATCATCATTCTCCCTCTTTGCATTTTCATCAACCGCAGCATCGTCAAGCCTCTCGAAGTCTCCGTCGAAGCCGCGGACATGGTGGCCAAGGGCGACCTGACCCGCGAGTTCGCCATTCAGTACAACGACCTTCCGGGCATGGTGAACAACACCCTCAAGAGCATGACGGAGAAGCTCAGCGGCATCGTGGGCGAAGTCAAGACCACGGCCGAAAACGTGGGCGACGGCAGCCACGAGGTGAGCAATTCCGCCAACGACCTTTCCACCGGAGCCAGTTCGCAGGCTGCGTCCGTCGAGCAGGTTTCCTCGTCGGTGGAAGAGATGCTCGGCAATATCGAGCGCAACTCGGAAAACGCGCGCGAGACAGAGCGCATTGCGGTCAAGTCTGCAAGGGATGCCGAGCGCGGCGGCGACAGCATGCTCGAAGCCGTGGAATCCATGAAGGACATTGCGCAGAAGATTTCCATCATCGAGGAAATCGCGCGTCAGACTAACTTGCTGGCTCTTAACGCGGCAATCGAGGCCGCACGCGCTGGCGAGGCCGGAAAGGGATTCGCCGTGGTTGCTGCGGAAGTCCGCAAGCTTGCGGAGCGAAGCGGCGGTGCCGCTGCCGAGATCGGCGAGCTTTCTTCCGCAACGCTCGGCAAGGCCGACGAAGCCGGAGAGCTCCTGCGCAACATGGTGCCGGACATCAAGCGTACAGCCGAACTGGTCAAGGAGATCGTGAGCGCAAGCGAAGAGCAGGGTGCCGGGGTCAAGGAAATTGCCACTGCCATCCGCGAGCTGGACGGGGTTGTTCAGAACAACGCGGCAGCCTCCGAAGAATTGGCTTCCACTGCCGAGGAACTCAGCGCACAGGCAGAACAGCTGCTTAGAGTCATGGGCTTCTTCAGCGTCAAGGAGCGCCATGCCGACAACGTCCGCCAGCCTCTGCCGCCAGCATAG
- a CDS encoding amino acid ABC transporter permease, protein MAFDFEPSVMIDSVPTLMSGAGMTIVITLGGLMFGFALGAVAGLMKLSRSMFVRKIAGVYVEVIRGTPMLVQAMFLYFGLPMALGIRISALAAGIIIIAINSGAYIAEIVRGAVQSIDVGQMEAGRTIGLTRGQTMRYIIWPQAFKRMIPPLGNQFIISLKDTSLLMIIGVGELLRTGDEIVAVNFRAFEVYLTVGLMYLAMTMSIAKVLNIVEKRLHLKTQR, encoded by the coding sequence ATGGCCTTTGATTTCGAACCTTCCGTGATGATCGACTCGGTCCCCACCTTGATGTCGGGTGCTGGGATGACCATCGTCATCACCCTCGGCGGTCTGATGTTCGGCTTCGCCCTCGGAGCCGTGGCGGGATTGATGAAACTGTCCAGAAGCATGTTCGTGCGAAAGATAGCAGGCGTTTACGTCGAAGTCATACGCGGCACGCCCATGCTGGTTCAGGCCATGTTCCTGTATTTCGGCCTGCCCATGGCCCTCGGGATACGCATCTCCGCGCTGGCGGCAGGAATCATCATCATCGCCATCAACTCCGGAGCCTACATTGCGGAAATCGTGCGTGGCGCGGTGCAGTCCATAGATGTGGGGCAGATGGAGGCGGGACGGACAATCGGTCTGACCCGTGGGCAGACCATGCGCTACATCATCTGGCCGCAGGCCTTCAAACGCATGATTCCGCCGCTTGGCAACCAGTTCATCATCAGCCTCAAGGACACTTCCCTGCTCATGATCATCGGGGTGGGCGAGCTGCTTCGCACCGGAGACGAGATCGTGGCCGTGAACTTCCGCGCCTTCGAGGTCTATCTGACCGTCGGGTTGATGTATCTCGCCATGACCATGTCCATCGCCAAGGTGCTCAACATCGTGGAAAAACGACTGCACCTGAAGACCCAGCGCTAG
- a CDS encoding FmdB family zinc ribbon protein: MPIYEYQCEKCAHVFEEWQSGFDELDQECPECGAAGKRLISNTSFILKGSGWYVTEYGGKKGSGGEAAADSGEGSGDGAADASSGDSGDAASAASGGSSPSDSAQSASGSASTQADA; encoded by the coding sequence ATGCCCATCTACGAATATCAATGCGAAAAGTGCGCCCACGTGTTCGAGGAGTGGCAGTCCGGGTTCGATGAACTGGACCAGGAGTGCCCCGAATGCGGAGCGGCGGGAAAGCGGCTGATCTCCAACACGTCCTTCATTCTCAAGGGTTCCGGATGGTATGTCACGGAATACGGCGGAAAAAAGGGCTCGGGTGGAGAGGCAGCCGCCGATTCGGGCGAGGGAAGCGGCGACGGCGCCGCCGATGCCTCGTCCGGAGATTCCGGGGACGCGGCTTCCGCCGCATCCGGAGGCAGTTCACCGAGCGACTCCGCCCAGAGCGCTTCGGGGAGTGCATCCACACAGGCCGACGCCTGA
- the cbiM gene encoding cobalt transporter CbiM, whose product MHISEGVLTAQVLIGGGLLGAAGTAIGLGKMDYDKVMGAAIMSAAFFVASLIHVPIGPANAHLILNGLLGVILGWAAFPAILTGLLLQAVLFQYGGLTVLCLNTFNMAAPAVLCWYLFGPMLRSGGSRSFAGAFACGFMAVLLSTLLTATSLALSGEAFAAPAKALALAHLPVMIIEGIVSGFAYTFLARVKPEILHGSAA is encoded by the coding sequence ATGCACATCTCGGAAGGCGTACTCACGGCACAGGTGCTCATCGGCGGAGGGTTGCTCGGTGCAGCCGGAACCGCCATCGGCCTTGGAAAAATGGACTACGACAAGGTCATGGGCGCAGCCATCATGTCCGCCGCGTTCTTCGTGGCCTCGCTGATCCATGTCCCCATAGGCCCGGCCAACGCACACCTCATCCTCAACGGCCTGCTGGGCGTCATTCTGGGCTGGGCCGCGTTTCCGGCCATACTCACTGGCCTGCTTCTGCAAGCGGTCCTTTTTCAGTACGGCGGTCTCACCGTGCTGTGCCTGAACACGTTCAACATGGCCGCACCGGCCGTGCTGTGCTGGTACCTCTTCGGTCCCATGCTTCGCTCCGGCGGCAGTCGCAGCTTTGCGGGGGCGTTCGCATGTGGCTTCATGGCCGTCCTGTTGAGCACTTTGCTCACTGCGACTTCGCTGGCCCTTTCCGGCGAAGCGTTCGCGGCGCCCGCCAAGGCATTGGCGCTGGCTCACCTGCCGGTTATGATCATCGAAGGAATCGTCAGTGGCTTTGCCTACACCTTTCTCGCCCGTGTCAAACCCGAAATCCTGCACGGCAGTGCCGCCTAG
- the potB gene encoding spermidine/putrescine ABC transporter permease PotB: protein MKIRTPRLFRRVSLGSAVIWMAAFVLVPNLLILLTSFLERDEATFVAFDFSLHGYSTILSPLFLDVLLKSVYLAGTATLICLLAAYPFAWTLARLRSKHKGLLLLLVMIPFWTNSLIRTYAMVFVLKGRGVISMLLTGLGFADRPVSFMYSEFAIFAGLTYTLLPFMILPLYSSIEKLDGRMIEAAKDLGASGMRTFFHVVLPLTRPGIIAGCMMVFLPALGMFFIPDILGGGKHLIVGNFIKNQFLTARDWPVGSAASVVLTLLMLGLMWLYGRSSRKLGQHGGSKL from the coding sequence ATGAAGATCAGGACGCCCCGCCTGTTTAGGCGCGTATCCCTCGGTTCGGCCGTCATCTGGATGGCCGCCTTCGTGCTGGTTCCGAACCTGCTCATCCTGCTCACCAGCTTTCTGGAGCGGGACGAAGCGACGTTCGTGGCTTTCGACTTTTCCCTGCACGGCTACTCCACCATCCTGAGCCCGCTGTTTCTGGACGTGCTGCTCAAGTCCGTCTATCTGGCAGGCACCGCGACGCTCATATGCCTGCTTGCCGCCTACCCGTTCGCGTGGACGCTGGCCCGGCTGCGCTCCAAGCATAAGGGGTTGCTGCTCCTGCTGGTCATGATCCCCTTCTGGACCAACTCGCTCATTCGCACCTATGCCATGGTCTTCGTGCTCAAGGGGCGCGGGGTCATCTCCATGCTGCTCACCGGCCTCGGCTTCGCGGATCGGCCGGTCTCCTTCATGTACAGCGAGTTCGCCATCTTCGCGGGCCTGACCTACACCCTGCTGCCGTTCATGATCCTGCCGCTCTACTCTTCCATCGAGAAACTCGACGGCCGCATGATCGAAGCCGCCAAGGATCTCGGCGCCAGCGGAATGCGCACGTTCTTTCACGTGGTGCTGCCCCTGACCCGGCCCGGCATCATCGCAGGATGCATGATGGTCTTCCTGCCCGCCCTTGGCATGTTCTTCATTCCGGACATCCTCGGCGGCGGCAAGCACCTCATCGTGGGCAACTTCATCAAGAACCAGTTCCTCACCGCGCGCGACTGGCCCGTGGGCTCCGCCGCCTCCGTGGTGCTGACGCTGCTCATGCTCGGCCTGATGTGGCTCTACGGAAGAAGCTCCCGCAAGCTGGGACAGCACGGAGGGTCTAAACTGTGA